A region from the Mycobacterium heidelbergense genome encodes:
- the lon gene encoding endopeptidase La — protein sequence MAEAMSVPVLFVTDTIVLPGMVVPIALDDAARAAIDAAKTSESGQLLIAPRLDDRYPSHGVIAKILQVGRIAGGGTAAVVRGERRAQIGAGASGPGAALWVEVSEVPEPQVTDEVKALAAEYKKLLLAMLQRREAWEIVDYVNGLTDPSALADTSGYASYLTSAQKRQLLETVDVAERLRVLIDWTGEHLAEVEVNDKIAEDVRTGMEKTQKEFLLRQQLAAIRKELGETDDGSGSSDDYRSRVEAADLPEKVREAALREVGKLERASDQSPESGWIRTWLDTVLDLPWNVKTEDSTDLTAAREILDADHHGLDDVKDRIVEYLAVRTRRAQRGLQVVGGRGSGAVMALAGPPGVGKTSLGESVARALGRKFVRVALGGVRDEAEIRGHRRTYVGALPGRIVRAIGEAGSMNPVVLLDEIDKVGSDYRGDPSAALLEVLDPAQNHTFRDHYLDLDLDLSDVVFLATANVIENIPSALLDRMELVAIDGYTEDDKVAIARGYLLPRQRERAALTDDEVTVTDAALRKIAADYTREPGVRQFERLLAKALRKVTTKIADEPVTIDEPDLVDYLGRPRFTPESAERTAVPGVATGLAVTGLGGDVLYIEAGATDGEPGLQLTGQLGDVMKESAQIALSYVRSHASELGVDPRALDRRIHVHVPAGAVPKDGPSAGVTMVTALVSMATGRQVRSDVGMTGEVTLNGRVLPIGGVKQKLLAAQRAGLSTVFVPSRNEPDLDDVPAEVLDALTVTPMTDVAEIVAQALEPATQAAAVAA from the coding sequence ATGGCTGAAGCCATGTCAGTGCCGGTGCTGTTTGTCACCGACACGATCGTGCTGCCCGGGATGGTGGTGCCGATCGCGCTGGACGACGCCGCGCGGGCGGCGATCGACGCCGCGAAGACCAGCGAATCGGGGCAGCTGCTGATCGCTCCCCGGCTGGACGACCGGTACCCGTCGCACGGGGTGATCGCGAAGATTCTGCAGGTCGGGCGCATCGCCGGGGGCGGCACCGCGGCCGTCGTGCGCGGCGAGCGCAGGGCGCAGATCGGGGCGGGAGCCTCCGGACCCGGTGCGGCGCTGTGGGTCGAGGTGTCCGAGGTGCCCGAGCCGCAGGTCACCGACGAGGTCAAGGCGCTGGCGGCCGAGTACAAGAAGCTGCTGCTGGCGATGCTGCAACGGCGCGAGGCGTGGGAGATCGTCGACTACGTCAACGGCCTGACCGACCCGTCGGCGCTGGCCGACACCTCCGGCTACGCGTCCTACCTGACCAGCGCGCAGAAGCGGCAGCTGCTGGAGACCGTGGACGTGGCCGAGCGGCTGCGGGTGCTGATCGACTGGACCGGCGAGCACCTGGCCGAGGTCGAGGTCAACGACAAGATCGCCGAGGACGTGCGGACGGGCATGGAGAAGACGCAGAAGGAGTTCCTGCTGCGCCAGCAGCTGGCCGCCATCCGCAAGGAGCTGGGAGAAACCGACGACGGCAGTGGGTCTTCCGATGACTATCGGTCCCGGGTCGAGGCCGCCGACCTGCCCGAGAAGGTGCGCGAGGCCGCCCTGCGCGAGGTCGGCAAGCTGGAACGCGCCAGCGACCAAAGCCCGGAAAGCGGCTGGATCCGCACCTGGCTGGACACCGTCCTGGACCTGCCCTGGAACGTCAAGACCGAGGACTCGACCGACCTGACGGCTGCGCGGGAAATCCTGGACGCCGACCACCACGGGCTGGACGACGTCAAGGACCGCATCGTCGAATACCTGGCCGTGCGCACCCGCCGCGCCCAGCGCGGGCTGCAGGTCGTCGGCGGCCGCGGCTCCGGCGCGGTGATGGCGCTGGCCGGCCCGCCCGGCGTCGGCAAGACGTCGCTGGGTGAGAGCGTGGCGCGGGCGCTGGGCCGCAAGTTCGTGCGCGTCGCCCTGGGCGGCGTGCGCGACGAGGCCGAGATCCGCGGGCACCGGCGCACCTACGTGGGTGCGCTGCCGGGCCGGATCGTCCGGGCGATCGGCGAGGCGGGATCGATGAATCCCGTTGTGCTGCTGGACGAGATCGACAAGGTCGGCTCCGACTATCGCGGCGACCCTAGCGCGGCGCTGCTCGAGGTACTCGACCCGGCGCAGAACCACACGTTCCGCGACCACTACCTGGATCTGGACCTGGACCTGTCCGACGTGGTGTTCCTGGCCACCGCCAACGTGATCGAGAACATCCCGTCGGCGCTGCTGGACCGCATGGAGCTGGTGGCTATCGACGGCTACACCGAGGACGACAAGGTCGCCATCGCCCGCGGCTACCTGCTGCCCCGGCAGCGGGAGCGGGCGGCGCTGACCGACGACGAGGTGACCGTGACCGACGCCGCGTTGCGCAAGATCGCCGCCGACTACACCCGCGAGCCGGGGGTGCGGCAGTTCGAGCGGCTGCTGGCCAAGGCGCTGCGCAAGGTGACGACGAAGATCGCCGACGAACCGGTGACTATCGATGAGCCCGACCTGGTGGATTACCTTGGCCGGCCGCGGTTCACGCCCGAGTCGGCCGAACGCACCGCGGTGCCCGGCGTGGCGACCGGGTTGGCCGTGACGGGCCTGGGCGGCGACGTGCTCTACATCGAGGCCGGCGCCACCGACGGCGAGCCGGGCTTGCAGCTGACGGGCCAGCTGGGTGACGTGATGAAGGAGTCGGCGCAGATCGCGCTGTCTTACGTGCGCTCGCACGCCTCGGAGCTCGGTGTGGATCCCAGGGCGCTGGACCGGCGCATCCACGTGCACGTGCCCGCCGGTGCCGTGCCCAAGGACGGGCCGTCGGCCGGTGTCACGATGGTGACCGCGCTGGTGTCGATGGCCACCGGACGCCAGGTGCGCTCGGACGTCGGGATGACCGGCGAGGTCACCCTGAACGGGCGGGTGTTGCCGATCGGCGGCGTCAAGCAGAAGCTGCTGGCGGCCCAACGTGCAGGCCTGTCAACGGTTTTCGTTCCGTCGCGCAACGAGCCGGATCTGGACGACGTGCCCGCCGAGGTGCTCGACGCGCTGACCGTCACGCCGATGACCGACGTCGCCGAGATCGTCGCGCAGGCGCTGGAACCCGCGACGCAGGCGGCCGCCGTCGCCGCGTGA
- a CDS encoding TfoX/Sxy family protein, protein MAYDEDLVNRIRELLCSEKGVEEKRMFGGLAFLVNGNMSVAASGQGGLLVRIPPGDAHTLLRRAHVDPMVMAGREARGWLRVEPDGLRTKRQLQDWVTRGTGYARTLPPK, encoded by the coding sequence ATGGCCTACGACGAGGACCTGGTCAACCGGATCCGCGAACTCCTGTGCTCCGAGAAGGGCGTCGAGGAAAAGCGCATGTTCGGCGGCCTCGCCTTCCTGGTCAACGGCAACATGTCCGTGGCCGCCAGCGGCCAGGGCGGCCTGCTGGTGCGGATACCGCCGGGCGACGCCCACACGCTGCTGCGGCGTGCCCACGTCGACCCGATGGTGATGGCCGGCCGGGAAGCCCGCGGCTGGTTGCGCGTTGAGCCCGATGGCCTGCGCACCAAACGCCAGCTCCAGGATTGGGTCACGCGGGGAACGGGCTACGCGCGCACGCTGCCGCCCAAATGA
- a CDS encoding endonuclease: MDKPKQAARRLLEVAGTTYAAEAGIKIDDKPMPLFQLLVLCMLASKPIDAAIAMAAARELFKAGLRTPKAVLASDRQTMIDAFGRAHYVRYDESSATRLTDMAERMRDDYSGDLREIAGRSRHDVAAAKRILKEFKGIGDTGADIFLREVQDVWPWVRPHFDGRATAAAKQLGLPSQPEKLGALAPRANARLAAALVRASLDGDVRRQVTG; this comes from the coding sequence ATGGACAAGCCGAAGCAAGCGGCGCGACGGCTGCTCGAGGTCGCCGGCACGACCTACGCGGCCGAGGCCGGCATCAAGATCGACGACAAGCCGATGCCGCTGTTTCAGCTTCTGGTCCTGTGCATGCTCGCCAGCAAGCCGATCGATGCGGCCATCGCCATGGCCGCCGCGCGCGAACTGTTCAAGGCGGGCCTGCGCACGCCGAAGGCCGTGCTGGCATCGGACCGGCAGACCATGATCGACGCGTTCGGCCGCGCGCACTACGTGCGTTACGACGAGAGCTCCGCCACCCGCCTCACCGACATGGCCGAGCGGATGCGCGACGACTACTCCGGTGACTTGCGCGAAATCGCCGGGCGGAGTCGGCACGACGTCGCCGCCGCGAAGCGGATACTCAAGGAGTTCAAGGGAATTGGCGACACCGGCGCGGACATCTTCCTGCGTGAGGTGCAAGACGTCTGGCCCTGGGTGCGGCCGCACTTCGACGGCCGCGCCACCGCGGCGGCAAAGCAATTGGGCCTGCCGTCTCAACCGGAAAAGCTGGGCGCCCTCGCGCCGCGCGCCAATGCCCGGCTGGCGGCCGCGCTCGTCCGGGCCTCCCTGGACGGCGACGTGCGCCGGCAGGTGACCGGCTGA
- a CDS encoding DUF72 domain-containing protein, whose amino-acid sequence MTTRIGTSGWSYDHWAGVLYPPGLSPARRLARYAEVFDTVELNASFYRWPKDSTFAGWRDQLPSGFTMSVKAHRGLTHYRRLSSPEPWIERFERCWQLLGDRHGVLLVQLHPEQRRDDARLDAFLQSVPQSIRVAVELRHPSWNDEAVYRLLERRRAAYVVMSGPGLACVPRATTDLVYVRMHGPDRDAIYAGCYSDDELRSWAGRIVEWDADGRDVWAYFNNDLGGHAVRNALRLRELVS is encoded by the coding sequence CTGACCACGCGGATCGGCACATCCGGATGGTCGTATGACCATTGGGCGGGTGTGCTGTACCCGCCCGGCCTGTCCCCCGCGCGCCGATTGGCCCGCTACGCCGAGGTTTTCGACACCGTCGAGCTGAACGCGAGTTTTTATCGGTGGCCGAAGGATTCGACGTTCGCCGGATGGCGCGACCAGCTACCGAGCGGTTTCACGATGTCGGTCAAGGCGCACCGGGGATTGACCCACTACCGGCGGCTGTCCTCACCCGAGCCCTGGATCGAGCGGTTCGAACGCTGTTGGCAGCTGCTGGGCGACCGCCACGGGGTGCTGCTGGTCCAGCTGCACCCCGAACAACGACGCGATGACGCCCGCCTGGATGCCTTCCTGCAAAGCGTGCCGCAGTCGATCCGGGTGGCCGTCGAGCTGCGGCATCCCTCCTGGAACGACGAGGCCGTCTACCGGCTGCTGGAACGCCGCCGCGCCGCGTACGTAGTGATGAGCGGCCCCGGGCTGGCCTGTGTCCCGCGGGCCACCACCGACCTGGTGTATGTCCGCATGCACGGCCCGGACCGGGACGCGATCTATGCCGGCTGCTACTCGGACGACGAGCTGCGGAGCTGGGCCGGCCGGATCGTCGAATGGGACGCCGACGGCAGGGACGTGTGGGCGTATTTCAACAACGACCTGGGCGGCCACGCCGTCCGCAACGCGCTGAGGCTGCGGGAACTGGTGAGCTGA
- a CDS encoding NAD(P)/FAD-dependent oxidoreductase, translated as MASSTTFVIVGGGLAGAKAVEALRDNDFDGQIILFADEKHLPYERPPLSKEYLAGKKSLADFTVQDSGWYRDHDVDLRLGSRVSSLDPNAHTVGLPDDTTVAYDRLLLATGSASRRPPLPGSDADGVHYLRTYDDAVELNSVLTEGSSLAVVGAGWIGLEVAAGARQRGVNVTVVETAKQPLLAALGETVGEVFADLHREHGVDLRLEAQVEEITTTDGRATGLKMRDGSTVAADAVLVAVGARPNIELAERAGLATGDGGVLVDASLRTSDPDVYAVGDIAAAEHPLFGTRIRTEHWANALKQPAVAAAGMLGAPGEYAELPYFFTDQYDLGMEYVGHAPAFERVVFRGDVSGREFVAFWLDGHDRVLAGMNVNVWDVLDDVKALIRSKAPVDVDALTDPRAPLADLPG; from the coding sequence ATGGCCAGCTCGACCACATTCGTCATCGTCGGCGGCGGACTCGCCGGCGCCAAAGCGGTAGAAGCCTTACGCGACAACGACTTCGACGGCCAGATCATTCTGTTCGCCGACGAGAAACACCTGCCCTACGAGCGACCCCCGCTGTCCAAGGAGTACCTGGCCGGCAAGAAGTCGCTGGCCGACTTCACCGTGCAGGATTCCGGCTGGTACCGCGACCACGACGTCGACCTGAGGCTCGGCTCGCGGGTGTCGTCCCTGGATCCCAACGCGCACACCGTCGGGCTTCCGGACGACACGACGGTGGCCTACGACAGGCTGCTGCTGGCGACGGGGTCCGCGTCGCGGCGTCCACCCCTACCCGGCTCCGACGCCGACGGGGTCCATTACCTGCGCACCTACGACGACGCCGTGGAACTCAATTCCGTTCTGACCGAGGGGTCTTCGCTCGCGGTGGTGGGCGCCGGCTGGATCGGCCTGGAGGTGGCCGCCGGTGCCCGTCAGCGCGGCGTCAACGTCACCGTCGTCGAGACCGCCAAGCAACCACTGCTGGCCGCGCTCGGAGAAACGGTCGGCGAGGTGTTCGCCGACCTCCATCGCGAACACGGGGTGGACCTGCGGCTAGAGGCGCAGGTGGAGGAGATCACGACGACGGACGGCCGCGCCACCGGACTGAAAATGCGCGACGGGTCGACGGTTGCCGCCGACGCGGTGCTGGTGGCCGTCGGCGCCCGGCCGAACATCGAACTCGCCGAACGGGCCGGCCTGGCCACGGGTGACGGCGGGGTGCTGGTGGATGCGTCGCTGCGGACCAGCGATCCCGACGTCTACGCGGTCGGCGATATCGCCGCCGCCGAACACCCCCTGTTCGGAACCCGCATCCGCACCGAGCACTGGGCCAATGCGCTCAAGCAGCCCGCGGTGGCGGCGGCCGGAATGCTCGGCGCGCCAGGCGAATACGCCGAGCTTCCCTACTTCTTCACCGATCAGTACGACCTCGGAATGGAGTACGTCGGCCACGCGCCCGCCTTCGAGCGAGTGGTGTTCCGCGGCGACGTCTCCGGCCGCGAATTCGTCGCGTTCTGGCTCGACGGCCACGACCGGGTGCTGGCCGGGATGAACGTCAACGTCTGGGATGTGCTCGATGACGTCAAAGCCCTGATCCGGTCGAAGGCTCCCGTCGACGTCGACGCGCTGACCGATCCGCGGGCGCCGCTGGCCGACCTGCCGGGGTGA
- a CDS encoding Rossmann-fold NAD(P)-binding domain-containing protein — protein sequence MQILVTDATGAVGRLVARQLIAAGHTVSGIAERPHPCLDPGVEFVCASLGDPVLHGLAEESDAVVHLAPIDTGAPGGAGIDGVAHVTHAAARAGARLLFVSQAAGRPDLYRPAEELVSTSWAPSLVIRSAPPVGRQLDWAVCRTVATLLRTRVSATPMRVLHLDDLVRFLVLALNTDRTGVVDLATPDTTNVITAWRLLRSADPRSRLHGVPSWSQLIPEMDIAAAQEDWGFEFGWQALEAVADTARGLVGRRLDAAGATGHGRRLPLPVEVAPRPRPTDALHSAAPEGVEGEFDDRIDPRFPVFSAARLAEALPGPLTPITLDVQLSGLRTASRVMGQVLALGGVVDDEWGSRAIAVFGHRAYVGVSANVIAATQLPGWDQQAIARQALVDQPQVGDVLPFGEPQLAEGALGSIAKAVAAARSFGLSRHLRSDTRAYGAAAEAEHLDAARLASLPDAGLEVRVWLMRDRIHQGWILTGLWLIDTGVTAAVLERTRAAAGVSGLDMIMESGRVATETAELAAVLRADPPLRALAREGNVGSIRALSSDTAAALDAAVLRIGHRGPGEAELASPVFGDDPAMLLMAAAEAAEVAVTPGPTPPPKLARRLVANARGSRELAHDTTLRFTHELRMTLRELGSRRVAADLIDAVDDVYYLTCDELVTMPPDARLRIKRRRAERERLQVQRPPDVIDGTWAPVDQGPGSPGSQAG from the coding sequence GTGCAGATCCTGGTTACCGACGCCACCGGCGCCGTCGGGCGGCTGGTCGCGCGGCAGCTCATCGCTGCCGGGCACACGGTCAGCGGCATTGCTGAGCGCCCCCACCCCTGCCTGGACCCGGGAGTCGAATTCGTTTGCGCGTCGCTGGGCGACCCGGTCCTGCACGGGCTGGCCGAGGAATCCGACGCGGTAGTCCACCTGGCCCCGATCGACACCGGGGCGCCGGGCGGCGCGGGCATCGACGGCGTCGCCCATGTGACCCACGCAGCCGCCCGCGCGGGTGCGCGGCTGCTGTTCGTGTCCCAGGCCGCGGGCCGGCCCGACCTGTATCGGCCCGCCGAGGAGCTGGTGTCCACGAGTTGGGCGCCGAGCCTGGTCATCCGGAGCGCGCCGCCGGTCGGGCGCCAGCTCGACTGGGCGGTGTGCCGCACGGTGGCCACGCTGCTGCGCACCAGGGTCTCGGCGACGCCGATGCGGGTGCTGCACCTCGATGACCTGGTCCGCTTCCTGGTTCTGGCGTTGAACACCGACCGCACCGGTGTGGTTGACCTCGCCACCCCCGACACCACCAACGTGATCACGGCGTGGCGGCTGCTGCGCTCCGCCGACCCGCGTTCCCGCCTGCACGGGGTTCCCAGCTGGTCGCAGCTGATTCCGGAAATGGATATCGCCGCGGCGCAAGAGGATTGGGGCTTCGAGTTCGGCTGGCAGGCGCTCGAGGCGGTCGCCGACACGGCGCGCGGGCTGGTCGGGCGCCGGCTCGACGCGGCCGGCGCGACCGGCCACGGGCGTCGGCTGCCGCTCCCGGTGGAGGTCGCCCCGCGCCCGCGGCCGACCGACGCATTGCACAGCGCGGCGCCCGAGGGCGTGGAGGGGGAGTTCGACGATCGGATCGATCCCCGGTTCCCCGTGTTCAGCGCGGCCCGCCTCGCCGAGGCGCTGCCGGGACCGCTGACGCCGATAACGCTGGACGTCCAGTTGAGCGGCCTGCGCACGGCCAGCCGGGTGATGGGTCAGGTGCTCGCCCTCGGCGGGGTGGTCGACGACGAGTGGGGCAGTAGGGCCATCGCGGTCTTCGGTCATCGCGCCTACGTCGGGGTGTCGGCCAACGTCATCGCCGCCACCCAGCTCCCCGGCTGGGACCAGCAGGCCATCGCCCGGCAGGCGCTGGTCGACCAGCCGCAGGTGGGGGACGTCCTGCCGTTCGGTGAGCCCCAACTGGCCGAGGGAGCGCTCGGGTCGATCGCCAAAGCCGTCGCCGCGGCGCGGTCATTCGGCCTGTCGCGCCATCTCAGGTCCGACACGCGCGCCTACGGTGCGGCCGCCGAGGCGGAACACCTGGATGCCGCGCGGCTGGCTTCGCTGCCGGATGCCGGCCTGGAAGTGCGCGTGTGGCTGATGCGGGATCGGATCCACCAAGGCTGGATCCTCACCGGGCTTTGGTTGATCGACACCGGCGTCACCGCCGCCGTGCTGGAGCGCACCCGGGCGGCGGCCGGCGTCTCGGGGCTGGACATGATCATGGAAAGCGGCCGCGTCGCAACGGAGACGGCCGAGCTGGCGGCGGTGCTGCGCGCCGATCCGCCGCTACGCGCGCTGGCCCGGGAGGGCAACGTCGGCAGCATCCGCGCGCTCTCCTCGGACACCGCCGCCGCACTCGATGCCGCCGTGCTCCGGATCGGGCACCGTGGGCCGGGCGAAGCCGAGCTGGCCAGCCCGGTGTTCGGCGACGATCCGGCGATGTTGCTGATGGCGGCCGCCGAGGCCGCCGAAGTCGCCGTGACGCCCGGGCCGACGCCGCCGCCGAAGCTGGCGCGGCGGTTGGTCGCCAACGCGCGCGGCTCGCGCGAGCTGGCCCACGACACCACCCTGCGGTTCACCCATGAGCTGCGGATGACATTGCGGGAGCTGGGATCTCGACGTGTCGCGGCGGACCTGATCGACGCCGTCGACGACGTGTACTACCTGACCTGTGACGAACTGGTCACCATGCCGCCGGACGCGCGGCTGCGGATCAAGCGCCGCCGCGCCGAACGGGAACGCCTGCAGGTACAGCGGCCACCCGACGTCATCGACGGGACGTGGGCCCCCGTCGACCAGGGCCCCGGTTCCCCCGGATCGCAGGCGGGCTGA
- a CDS encoding acetyl-CoA acetyltransferase gives MSVDPRTPVLIGYGQVNHRDEIDPATRSVEPVDLMAAAARQAADPRVIEAVDSVRVVNILSAHYRDPGRLLGERIGATDFTTLYSPVGGNVPQSLVNQACLDIQRGRAGVVLLAGAETWRTRRGLKAKGARLEWTVQDDSVPMAKVAGDDVPMAGEAEIRIGLDRPAYVYPLFEQALRLANGESIEDHLTRIGELWARFNAVAVDNPHAWIRTPVTAEEIRRPGPRNRMISWPYTKLMNSNNMVDQGAALVLTSVERARRLRVPAERWVYPHAGTDAHDTPAIAERAELHRSPAIRIAGARALELAGLGIGAIDYVDLYSCFPSAVQVAAAELGLSADDPARPLTVTGGLTFAGGPWSNYVMHSIATMAERLVANPGRRALITANGGYLTKHSFGVYGTEPPAEFRWEDAQPAVDREPTRHGLVEWEGVGTVEAWTTPFDRDGQPERAFLAVRTPDGSRTLAVIADPAGAAVTAREDIGGAKVAVAADGSAALR, from the coding sequence GTGAGCGTCGACCCCAGGACTCCGGTGCTGATCGGCTACGGCCAGGTCAACCATCGCGACGAAATCGACCCGGCGACGCGGTCCGTCGAGCCGGTCGACCTGATGGCCGCCGCGGCCCGCCAGGCCGCCGATCCCCGGGTCATCGAGGCCGTGGATTCCGTCCGCGTGGTGAACATCCTGTCGGCGCACTACCGCGATCCCGGGCGGCTGCTCGGCGAGCGGATCGGCGCCACCGACTTCACCACCCTGTACAGCCCCGTCGGCGGCAACGTGCCGCAATCGCTGGTCAACCAGGCCTGCCTGGACATCCAGCGGGGCCGGGCCGGGGTCGTGCTGCTCGCCGGCGCCGAAACCTGGCGCACCAGAAGGGGACTGAAAGCCAAGGGCGCCAGGCTCGAATGGACCGTTCAGGACGACTCCGTCCCGATGGCGAAGGTCGCCGGCGACGACGTCCCGATGGCCGGCGAGGCCGAGATCAGGATCGGGCTGGACCGACCCGCCTACGTCTATCCGCTGTTCGAACAGGCGCTTCGCCTCGCGAACGGCGAGTCCATCGAGGACCACCTCACGCGCATCGGCGAGCTGTGGGCACGCTTCAACGCCGTCGCGGTCGACAATCCGCACGCCTGGATCCGCACCCCGGTGACCGCGGAGGAGATCCGGCGGCCCGGCCCGCGGAACCGGATGATCAGCTGGCCCTACACCAAGTTGATGAACTCCAACAACATGGTCGACCAGGGCGCGGCGCTGGTCCTGACCTCGGTCGAGCGGGCGAGACGCCTGCGGGTCCCCGCCGAGCGTTGGGTCTACCCGCACGCGGGCACCGACGCGCACGACACGCCCGCCATCGCCGAGCGCGCCGAGCTGCACCGCTCGCCGGCCATCCGGATCGCCGGCGCGCGGGCGCTGGAACTGGCCGGCCTGGGCATCGGCGCCATTGACTATGTCGACCTGTACTCGTGCTTCCCGTCCGCCGTTCAGGTCGCGGCGGCCGAACTCGGGCTCAGCGCCGACGATCCCGCCCGCCCGCTGACCGTCACCGGCGGGCTGACGTTCGCGGGCGGCCCGTGGAGCAACTACGTCATGCATTCGATCGCCACCATGGCCGAACGGCTGGTGGCCAACCCCGGGCGCCGCGCGCTGATCACCGCCAACGGCGGCTACCTCACCAAGCACAGCTTCGGGGTCTACGGCACCGAGCCGCCGGCCGAATTCCGCTGGGAGGACGCGCAACCGGCGGTGGATCGGGAGCCCACCCGCCACGGCCTGGTCGAGTGGGAGGGCGTCGGCACCGTCGAAGCGTGGACGACGCCGTTCGACCGGGACGGGCAACCGGAGAGGGCCTTCCTGGCCGTGCGCACGCCCGACGGGTCGCGCACCCTGGCGGTCATCGCCGATCCCGCCGGGGCCGCGGTCACCGCGCGGGAAGACATCGGTGGCGCCAAGGTTGCCGTCGCCGCGGACGGCAGCGCGGCGCTGCGGTAA
- a CDS encoding undecaprenyl-diphosphate phosphatase — MSAHLSYVEAVVVGAFQGVTELFPVSSLGHSVLVPALVGGQWARDLNVSTPESPYLAFIVGLHVATAAALLVFFWRDWLRIVAGFVSSLRHRRIRTPGERLAWLIVVATIPVGLAGVALEHLFRTTLGKPAPAAAFLLLNGVALYAGEVLRRRVSPATEEHPDHGDEAIDNRLAQLPMGRGLVIGSSQILALLPGISRSGIAMVAGLWRGLSHEDAARFSFLLATPIILAAGVYKIPDLFGPPGAGIHGQVVAGSVASFVCAYLAVRYLTRYFQTRTLTPFAVYCALAGAASLVWLSVR, encoded by the coding sequence ATGAGCGCGCACCTGAGCTACGTCGAGGCCGTGGTGGTCGGCGCGTTCCAGGGCGTCACCGAGCTGTTCCCGGTCTCCAGCCTCGGGCACTCGGTGTTGGTGCCGGCGCTGGTCGGCGGGCAGTGGGCCCGGGACCTCAACGTCTCCACCCCGGAATCGCCCTACCTGGCGTTCATCGTCGGCCTCCATGTCGCCACCGCCGCCGCCCTGCTGGTGTTCTTTTGGCGCGACTGGTTGCGCATCGTGGCCGGATTCGTCTCGTCGCTGCGGCATCGGCGAATCCGGACGCCCGGCGAGCGGCTGGCCTGGCTGATCGTGGTGGCCACCATCCCGGTGGGACTGGCGGGGGTGGCCCTCGAGCACCTCTTCCGCACCACGCTGGGCAAGCCCGCCCCGGCGGCGGCATTCCTCCTGCTCAACGGCGTTGCCCTCTACGCGGGTGAGGTGCTGCGCCGCCGCGTCTCCCCCGCGACGGAGGAGCACCCGGATCATGGCGACGAGGCCATCGACAATCGGCTGGCCCAGTTGCCGATGGGCCGGGGTCTGGTGATCGGCTCGTCGCAAATCCTGGCCCTGCTGCCCGGGATCAGCCGCTCCGGCATCGCCATGGTGGCCGGGCTGTGGCGTGGCCTGTCGCACGAAGACGCGGCCCGCTTCTCCTTTCTGCTGGCGACGCCGATCATCCTGGCCGCCGGGGTCTACAAGATCCCGGACCTCTTCGGTCCGCCGGGAGCCGGGATCCACGGCCAGGTGGTGGCCGGCAGCGTCGCGTCCTTCGTCTGCGCCTACCTGGCCGTGCGCTATCTGACGCGCTATTTCCAGACCCGCACGCTCACACCGTTCGCCGTCTACTGCGCCCTGGCCGGGGCCGCCAGTCTGGTGTGGCTCAGCGTGCGCTAG